A single window of Archangium gephyra DNA harbors:
- a CDS encoding serine/threonine-protein kinase — MDRKSPKVPQSTATLTRGGAAVEPTLSGPIPVPPPPRQAFSEGTEVAGRYRVERFLSRGGMGEVYAAEDLSLHEPVALKTIRPELAATPEALLRFKRELRLARRVTHPNVCRVFDIGEHEVVPQEGGTPYRIVFLTMELLAGRTLHEQLVRHGRMPPEQVLRLAEQMAGALDAAHAAQIIHRDFKPGNVMLVPTPPAAGGLRAVVTDFGLARGELLEGDGSASREGHIVGSPSYMSPEQVEGLPLSPASDIYSFGLVLFEMVTGQRPFVADTPTATSLLRLRQAPPSPLEFVPELALSWEEVLLRCLERQPGKRFSTASEAMAALRSGEPTPALVKPTPARKRPPAKPSSEPSGTGSQRLARRVVAVLAPRNLMARAELSWLSTALAELLSAELAMGEQLRLLPGEGVVQMRRDLLLPEEEGFAAATLQRIRAHSGVDLVLTGAYLVQGREEAARLRLNLRLQEATTGETLAHLTEVGAEGELLELVSRVGTALRKRLGLAPLTTEQAHGVRSAMPAEPEAARLYAEGLAALRVHDAATAVERFERVVKHEPAFAPAHSALAAALQYLYQEEAAKAAARRAFELSSSLSREERLLVSARHHEAQAEWPQAIEAYRTLFEFFPDNVEYGTALVFAQVSAGQNREAQSTLEALRRLPAPLSEDARIELAAAVATSATADFIASRRHAEAAVSRSQESSQGQLAASALIMEAYAARNLGEPLRAVELLEESERLFLAGGDRGGAARSMLVHAMALIDTGRLLEAERVFVSAIEAAREIKGASLEAEALLCAGGLSCRLGHLSEGLKRASGAVELFRQRGRLSDMNSSTILKGMVRRLMGGLDEGRRLLEEGSHAAQVLFEDGYAEAWGRYELGCLLMDLGELAQSRQQLERALALRRARGLGAFVAETELALACLSLEEGRAQEALAVAESALSAYAALKSLDGEGLANAVKARALMALGKASAAREALERARTLAGGSEDVFIAAEVQLTGAALVRRDGGPSEREEAARQMQALATRAARDGMKRVALEARLLRLELQRETKAATVRKELLSLQKEANRLGYRGLLQRATALLGEK; from the coding sequence ATGGATCGGAAGTCCCCCAAGGTGCCGCAGAGCACGGCCACCCTGACGCGTGGCGGTGCCGCGGTGGAGCCCACCCTCTCGGGCCCCATTCCCGTTCCCCCCCCACCCCGGCAGGCGTTCTCCGAGGGGACGGAGGTGGCCGGACGCTACCGGGTGGAGCGCTTCCTCTCCCGGGGTGGCATGGGCGAGGTGTACGCGGCGGAGGATCTCTCGCTGCACGAGCCCGTGGCGCTCAAGACGATCCGCCCGGAGCTGGCCGCCACGCCCGAGGCGCTCCTGCGCTTCAAACGCGAGCTGCGGCTGGCGCGCCGGGTGACGCATCCCAACGTCTGCCGCGTCTTCGACATCGGCGAGCACGAGGTCGTCCCTCAGGAGGGGGGCACCCCGTACCGGATCGTCTTCCTCACCATGGAGCTGCTCGCGGGGCGCACGCTGCATGAGCAGCTCGTCCGCCATGGGAGGATGCCGCCGGAGCAGGTGCTGCGGCTGGCCGAGCAGATGGCCGGCGCGCTCGATGCGGCGCATGCCGCGCAGATCATCCACCGCGACTTCAAGCCCGGCAACGTGATGCTGGTGCCCACGCCACCGGCGGCGGGAGGCCTGCGGGCGGTGGTGACGGACTTCGGCCTCGCCCGGGGCGAGCTGCTCGAAGGGGACGGCTCGGCCTCGCGCGAGGGCCATATCGTCGGCAGTCCCTCGTACATGTCGCCGGAGCAGGTGGAGGGCCTGCCGTTGTCGCCGGCCTCGGACATCTACTCCTTCGGCCTGGTGCTCTTCGAGATGGTGACGGGCCAGCGGCCCTTCGTGGCGGACACGCCCACGGCCACCTCGCTGCTGCGGCTGCGCCAGGCGCCTCCCTCTCCGCTCGAGTTCGTGCCGGAGCTGGCTCTCTCTTGGGAGGAGGTGCTCCTGCGGTGTCTGGAGCGCCAGCCGGGGAAGCGTTTCTCCACCGCGTCCGAGGCCATGGCCGCGCTGCGGAGCGGCGAGCCCACCCCGGCCCTCGTGAAGCCCACCCCGGCCAGGAAGCGGCCCCCCGCGAAGCCTTCTTCGGAGCCGAGCGGCACAGGCAGTCAGCGATTGGCACGGCGGGTGGTGGCGGTGCTCGCCCCTCGCAACCTCATGGCGAGGGCCGAGCTGTCGTGGCTCTCCACCGCCCTGGCCGAGCTGCTCTCCGCGGAGCTGGCCATGGGGGAACAGCTCCGCCTGCTCCCCGGGGAAGGCGTGGTGCAGATGCGCAGGGATCTCCTCCTGCCGGAAGAGGAGGGCTTCGCGGCGGCCACGCTCCAGCGCATCCGCGCGCACTCCGGCGTGGACCTGGTGCTCACCGGCGCGTACCTCGTGCAGGGACGAGAGGAGGCCGCGCGGCTGCGGCTCAACCTGCGTCTGCAGGAGGCCACCACGGGCGAGACGCTGGCCCACCTGACGGAGGTGGGCGCGGAGGGGGAGTTGCTGGAGCTCGTCTCGCGCGTGGGCACCGCCTTGCGCAAGCGCCTGGGCCTGGCGCCGCTGACCACCGAGCAGGCCCACGGGGTGCGCAGCGCGATGCCCGCGGAGCCCGAGGCGGCCCGGCTCTACGCCGAGGGACTCGCGGCCCTGCGCGTCCATGACGCGGCCACCGCCGTGGAGCGCTTCGAGCGCGTGGTGAAGCACGAGCCGGCCTTCGCCCCCGCCCACTCGGCACTGGCCGCCGCCCTTCAGTACCTCTACCAGGAGGAGGCGGCGAAGGCGGCCGCGCGCCGGGCCTTCGAGCTGTCCTCGAGCCTCTCGCGCGAGGAGCGCCTCCTGGTCTCGGCCCGCCATCACGAGGCCCAGGCCGAGTGGCCCCAGGCCATCGAGGCGTACCGGACGCTCTTCGAGTTCTTCCCGGACAACGTGGAGTACGGCACCGCGCTGGTGTTCGCGCAGGTGTCCGCGGGGCAGAACCGGGAGGCCCAGTCCACCTTGGAGGCGCTGCGCCGGCTCCCGGCTCCGCTGAGCGAGGATGCGCGCATCGAGCTGGCCGCGGCGGTGGCCACGAGCGCGACCGCGGACTTCATCGCGTCCCGGCGGCATGCCGAGGCGGCGGTGTCCCGCTCGCAGGAGTCCAGCCAGGGCCAGCTCGCCGCCTCCGCGCTCATCATGGAGGCCTATGCGGCGCGCAACCTCGGGGAGCCCCTGCGCGCCGTCGAGCTGCTGGAGGAGTCGGAGCGGTTGTTCCTGGCGGGAGGGGATCGGGGTGGCGCGGCGCGCTCGATGCTCGTGCACGCCATGGCGCTCATCGACACGGGCCGGCTGCTGGAGGCCGAGCGCGTGTTCGTCTCCGCCATCGAGGCGGCCCGGGAGATCAAGGGGGCCTCGCTGGAGGCCGAAGCGCTCCTGTGCGCCGGTGGGTTGAGCTGCCGTCTGGGCCACCTCTCCGAGGGATTGAAGCGCGCCAGCGGGGCCGTGGAGCTCTTCCGGCAGCGCGGGCGGCTCTCCGACATGAATTCCAGCACCATCCTGAAGGGCATGGTGCGGCGGCTCATGGGCGGGCTGGACGAGGGAAGGCGCCTGTTGGAGGAGGGGAGCCATGCGGCCCAGGTGCTCTTCGAGGACGGCTATGCCGAGGCCTGGGGCCGTTACGAACTGGGCTGTCTGTTGATGGACCTGGGAGAGCTGGCGCAGTCACGGCAGCAGCTGGAGCGCGCACTGGCGTTGCGGCGGGCGCGGGGCCTGGGCGCCTTCGTGGCCGAGACCGAGCTGGCCCTGGCGTGTCTGTCCCTGGAAGAGGGCAGGGCACAGGAGGCGCTCGCGGTGGCCGAGTCCGCGCTGTCGGCCTACGCGGCGCTGAAGAGCCTGGATGGAGAAGGCCTCGCGAACGCGGTGAAGGCCCGGGCGCTGATGGCTCTGGGGAAAGCCTCGGCGGCGCGTGAGGCCTTGGAGCGTGCCCGGACCCTCGCGGGCGGCAGCGAGGATGTGTTCATCGCGGCCGAGGTGCAGCTCACCGGCGCGGCCCTGGTGCGGCGGGACGGTGGGCCCTCGGAGCGGGAAGAGGCGGCGCGGCAGATGCAGGCGCTCGCGACGCGGGCGGCTCGCGACGGCATGAAACGCGTGGCGCTCGAGGCGCGGCTCCTCCGGCTGGAGCTCCAGCGCGAGACGAAGGCCGCCACGGTGCGCAAGGAGTTGCTGTCCCTCCAGAAGGAAGCGAACCGGCTGGGTTATCGCGGCCTGCTCCAGCGGGCCACTGCCTTGCTCGGAGAGAAATAG
- a CDS encoding TIGR02265 family protein produces MESAQVSWNQAPIDWQHDCGMRMSHCTPQDTARGLFLNGMLKSIRALAGDAVARRCLEASGHEQLVDVFNYPATLQLQFLSIAMPSLLSRCASHDQAMRKLGRDAVMDFLGTTAGRMLLNLSGKDPKRLVESLPSARKASVSFGSQVVEWIGPKQGRVILKREFMPHAYYAGMVEMLLELGGATMVGVRSRQTGRLDSEITFIWD; encoded by the coding sequence ATGGAAAGCGCGCAAGTCTCGTGGAACCAGGCTCCGATCGACTGGCAGCACGACTGCGGCATGCGGATGTCGCACTGCACCCCGCAGGACACCGCCCGGGGGCTGTTCCTGAATGGCATGCTGAAGTCCATCCGCGCGCTGGCCGGAGACGCCGTGGCCCGGCGCTGCCTGGAGGCCAGCGGGCACGAGCAGCTCGTGGACGTCTTCAACTACCCCGCCACGCTGCAGCTGCAGTTCCTGTCCATCGCGATGCCGTCGCTGCTCTCGCGGTGCGCGAGCCACGACCAGGCGATGCGCAAGCTCGGCCGCGATGCGGTCATGGACTTCCTGGGGACCACGGCGGGCAGGATGTTGCTGAACCTGTCGGGGAAGGATCCGAAGCGCCTGGTGGAGAGCCTGCCCTCGGCGCGCAAGGCCTCCGTGAGCTTCGGCAGCCAGGTGGTCGAGTGGATCGGCCCCAAGCAGGGCCGCGTCATCCTCAAGCGCGAGTTCATGCCGCACGCGTACTACGCGGGCATGGTGGAGATGCTGCTCGAGCTGGGGGGCGCGACGATGGTGGGGGTGAGGAGCCGGCAGACGGGGCGGCT
- a CDS encoding sulfite exporter TauE/SafE family protein: MTTAFPVPENLWVGAMGALMVGVTGSVHCLLMCGPLACAGLPGVKEPERWRAVLAYQSARVGSYALVGGLLGALGGGVTRALAVSARPWLPWVMAAALVASALELGKRLRPLPGLSHVAGAVTRVGAKFSFLSRAGAMGAVTPLLPCGLLYGVYAAALASSSFGGGALLMGAFALGGLPALLGAQVQTGLWSRQPRMATFVLKRAVPLLAAAVLIYRAVGVSTGQPSCH; this comes from the coding sequence ATGACCACGGCATTTCCCGTTCCCGAGAACCTCTGGGTGGGCGCGATGGGGGCGTTGATGGTGGGCGTCACCGGGAGCGTGCACTGCCTCCTGATGTGCGGGCCGCTGGCGTGCGCGGGACTGCCGGGAGTGAAGGAGCCGGAGCGATGGCGCGCGGTGCTCGCCTACCAGAGTGCGCGCGTGGGCTCGTACGCGCTGGTGGGAGGGCTGCTGGGGGCACTGGGCGGAGGGGTGACACGGGCCCTGGCGGTGTCCGCGCGGCCCTGGCTGCCGTGGGTGATGGCGGCGGCGCTGGTGGCCTCGGCGCTGGAGCTGGGGAAGCGGCTGAGGCCGTTGCCAGGGCTGAGCCACGTGGCGGGGGCCGTTACCCGGGTGGGCGCAAAGTTTTCGTTTTTGAGCAGAGCGGGCGCAATGGGTGCGGTGACGCCGCTGCTGCCCTGCGGCCTGCTCTACGGGGTGTACGCGGCGGCGCTGGCGAGCAGCTCCTTTGGGGGGGGAGCGCTGCTGATGGGGGCCTTCGCGTTGGGCGGACTCCCGGCGCTGCTGGGGGCACAGGTGCAGACGGGCTTATGGTCGCGGCAACCGCGCATGGCGACGTTCGTGCTCAAACGAGCGGTGCCGTTGCTGGCCGCGGCGGTGCTCATCTACCGGGCGGTGGGCGTCAGCACGGGTCAGCCGAGCTGCCACTGA
- a CDS encoding kelch repeat-containing protein, with product MKMRTRGWTWSAAGARSALMGSAVLALTACSGVRDEQQSGQAPTAQQLAQATPPEALPSPTPSTTTDTATPSGSVTPSTPTPTSTATPPSAASLAAELQLEWKGSAVLPEYKQVMMTPVVVDVNGDRFPDIVFSSFDGDYYNRTNENGGNGNSNGVLRAISGKDGRELWTAADPYARVKPAASIAAGDIDADGKVEICGIPENGRGIICFENDGTFKFRSAPDAYDYNEWGGPSLADLEGDGTVEILDGNRVYSHTGALKWVGSDGMGGALYTGPVSFAADIDQDGLQEVVNGRSVYRADGSLKCANTEIPHGFAGVANFDEDPAAEIAVAGYGQVSLLDDDCRLLWTRSVHYTDPGQPFPTKPGHGGPPNIADFDGDGQVEIGLAGDWNYTVYGANGAVKWTHTIQEYSSGKTTSTTFDFEADGRTEVIYADELYLRVFDGATGALRWQTRHSSGTTHELPLVVDVDADGSAEIIVVENNHAAPGFNGIRVYGDRDNAWVGTRGIWNQHAYSITNVNDDGSIPAHPVANWLTPGLNTFRSNAPGTAAVCRVTGAWENTASLALPRILHTAALLEDGRVLVAGGFNTTSELYDAATGTWKRTGDTLATHHYHSMTRLLDGRVLIAGGGTCPITLATAEVYYPALGRWKATGSLVVFRTHHTATLLPNGKVLIAGGEDTSGAALSSVELYDPATGTFSLAGNMGTARRDHTATMLPNGKVLVAGGGNDAYATLGSAELYDPATGAWTSVGGMGTPRSFHTASLLPNGKVLVAGGGSWDIASSSSAELYDPAKGTWAATGSMSTPRRFHTATLLPNGKVLATAGYHQATGILKAAEVYNPATGTWCPAGSLNVDRYGHTATLLDDGRVLSTAGVSNTDQASVELFSVGGK from the coding sequence ATGAAGATGAGGACCCGAGGCTGGACGTGGAGTGCCGCTGGCGCCCGGAGTGCGCTGATGGGCTCGGCGGTACTGGCGCTGACGGCGTGCAGTGGCGTGCGCGACGAACAGCAGTCAGGACAGGCACCCACGGCTCAGCAGCTCGCCCAGGCGACACCGCCCGAGGCCCTGCCATCGCCCACCCCCAGCACCACCACCGACACCGCGACTCCTTCCGGCAGTGTCACCCCCAGCACCCCCACTCCGACCAGCACCGCCACCCCTCCCAGCGCCGCCAGCCTCGCGGCGGAGCTGCAGCTCGAGTGGAAGGGCAGTGCGGTGCTGCCGGAGTACAAGCAGGTGATGATGACGCCCGTGGTGGTGGACGTGAACGGGGACCGCTTCCCGGACATCGTCTTCAGCTCCTTCGACGGCGACTACTACAACCGGACCAACGAGAACGGCGGCAACGGCAACAGCAATGGCGTGCTCCGGGCCATCAGTGGCAAGGATGGGCGCGAGCTGTGGACCGCGGCGGATCCCTACGCCCGCGTGAAGCCCGCCGCCAGCATCGCCGCCGGTGACATCGACGCTGATGGCAAGGTGGAGATCTGCGGCATCCCCGAGAACGGCCGCGGCATCATCTGCTTCGAGAACGACGGCACCTTCAAGTTCCGCTCGGCTCCGGATGCCTACGACTACAACGAGTGGGGTGGCCCCTCGCTCGCGGACCTCGAGGGCGACGGCACCGTGGAGATCCTCGACGGCAACCGCGTCTACAGCCACACGGGCGCCCTGAAGTGGGTGGGCTCGGATGGCATGGGCGGCGCCCTGTACACCGGCCCCGTCTCCTTCGCGGCGGACATCGACCAGGATGGCCTCCAGGAGGTGGTCAACGGCCGCTCCGTCTACCGCGCCGATGGCAGCCTCAAGTGCGCCAACACGGAGATTCCGCACGGCTTCGCGGGCGTGGCCAACTTCGATGAGGATCCGGCCGCGGAGATCGCCGTGGCGGGCTACGGCCAGGTGAGCCTGCTCGACGACGACTGCCGGCTGCTGTGGACCCGCTCGGTGCACTACACCGATCCGGGGCAGCCCTTCCCCACGAAGCCGGGCCACGGCGGCCCGCCCAACATCGCGGACTTCGATGGCGACGGCCAGGTGGAGATCGGCCTCGCGGGTGACTGGAACTACACCGTCTACGGGGCCAATGGCGCCGTGAAGTGGACCCACACCATCCAGGAGTACAGCTCCGGCAAGACGACCTCCACCACCTTCGACTTCGAGGCCGATGGCAGGACCGAGGTCATCTACGCCGACGAGCTCTACCTGCGTGTCTTCGACGGCGCCACCGGCGCGCTGCGCTGGCAGACCCGTCACAGCTCCGGCACCACGCACGAGCTGCCCCTCGTGGTGGATGTGGACGCGGACGGCAGCGCGGAGATCATCGTGGTGGAGAACAACCACGCGGCCCCGGGCTTCAATGGCATCCGCGTGTACGGTGACCGTGACAACGCCTGGGTGGGCACGCGCGGCATCTGGAACCAGCACGCCTACTCCATCACCAACGTCAACGACGATGGCTCCATTCCGGCGCACCCGGTGGCCAACTGGCTCACCCCGGGCCTCAACACCTTCCGCTCCAATGCTCCGGGCACCGCCGCCGTCTGCCGCGTGACGGGCGCGTGGGAGAACACCGCCAGCCTGGCGCTGCCTCGCATCCTGCACACCGCCGCGCTCCTCGAGGACGGCCGCGTGCTGGTGGCGGGTGGCTTCAACACCACCTCCGAGCTGTATGACGCGGCCACGGGTACCTGGAAGCGCACCGGTGACACGCTCGCCACGCACCACTACCACTCGATGACGCGGCTGCTGGATGGGCGCGTGCTCATCGCTGGCGGCGGGACGTGCCCCATCACGCTCGCCACCGCCGAGGTGTACTACCCGGCCCTGGGCCGCTGGAAGGCCACCGGCAGCCTGGTCGTCTTCCGCACCCACCACACCGCCACGCTGCTCCCCAACGGCAAGGTGCTGATCGCCGGCGGCGAGGACACCTCCGGCGCCGCGCTGAGCTCGGTGGAGCTGTACGATCCGGCCACGGGCACCTTCTCGCTCGCCGGGAACATGGGCACGGCCCGCCGGGATCACACGGCCACGATGCTCCCCAACGGCAAGGTGCTGGTGGCGGGCGGTGGCAACGACGCCTACGCCACCCTGGGCTCGGCGGAGCTGTACGACCCGGCTACCGGCGCCTGGACGTCCGTGGGCGGCATGGGCACGCCGCGCAGCTTCCACACGGCCTCGCTGCTGCCCAACGGCAAGGTGCTGGTGGCGGGCGGTGGCAGCTGGGACATCGCCAGCAGCTCCTCGGCCGAGCTGTATGACCCGGCCAAGGGCACCTGGGCGGCCACCGGCAGCATGAGCACGCCGCGCCGCTTCCACACGGCCACGCTGCTCCCCAATGGCAAGGTGCTGGCCACCGCTGGCTACCACCAGGCCACCGGCATCCTGAAGGCCGCCGAGGTGTACAACCCGGCCACCGGGACCTGGTGCCCCGCGGGCAGCCTCAACGTGGACCGCTACGGCCACACGGCCACGCTGCTCGATGACGGCCGCGTGCTGTCCACCGCGGGCGTCAGCAACACGGACCAGGCGTCCGTCGAGCTGTTCAGCGTGGGCGGCAAGTAG
- a CDS encoding serine/threonine protein kinase, translating into MGEDKSLLEPGGLLDNRYEVVRKLAAGGMATIYLVRHLGLHSLHALKVPDPRIFHSADARHRFTTEGRIQALLRHPHIAQVTDIVISPVPGLVMEYVEGGTLEDLLGQSPGGRLGLPALRQIFLPVLDAMHEAHGHRVVHRDLTPSNILLAQGHQGRMHPKVTDFGIAKVTQDEPGEKYRTRTGVLLGTRPYMSPEQIGGASDVDARTDIFALGTILYEAATGRVAFDAGSDFEMMKRITEGNFTPPEQVVPELPEGLCQCIRKAMTVDPAGRFQDCAAFRAALEQALEEPVPKPIPPETVAPVPAPTPVPAPPPAAGGSSPGLSSWASYRSCCSRVWPPRCVTCTS; encoded by the coding sequence ATGGGCGAAGACAAGAGCCTGCTCGAGCCCGGGGGGCTCCTGGACAACCGGTACGAGGTGGTGCGCAAGCTCGCCGCGGGTGGCATGGCCACCATCTACCTGGTGCGCCACCTGGGGCTGCACAGCCTGCATGCGCTCAAGGTGCCGGATCCCCGCATCTTCCACAGCGCCGACGCGCGCCACCGCTTCACCACCGAGGGCCGCATCCAGGCGCTGCTGCGCCACCCGCACATCGCCCAGGTGACGGACATCGTCATCAGCCCGGTGCCGGGCCTGGTGATGGAGTACGTGGAGGGCGGCACGCTGGAGGATCTGCTCGGCCAGAGCCCGGGCGGAAGGCTCGGCCTGCCCGCGCTGCGGCAGATCTTCCTGCCGGTGCTGGATGCGATGCACGAGGCGCATGGCCACCGGGTGGTGCACCGCGACCTGACGCCCAGCAACATCCTGCTCGCGCAGGGACACCAGGGGCGGATGCATCCCAAGGTGACGGACTTCGGCATCGCCAAGGTGACGCAGGACGAGCCGGGCGAGAAGTACCGCACCCGCACCGGGGTGCTCCTGGGGACACGGCCGTACATGAGCCCCGAGCAGATCGGCGGGGCGTCCGACGTGGATGCACGCACGGACATCTTCGCCCTGGGCACCATCCTCTACGAGGCGGCCACCGGGCGGGTGGCCTTCGACGCGGGCAGCGACTTCGAGATGATGAAGCGCATCACCGAGGGCAACTTCACCCCGCCCGAGCAGGTGGTGCCCGAGTTGCCCGAGGGCCTCTGCCAATGCATCCGCAAGGCCATGACGGTGGATCCGGCCGGGAGGTTCCAGGACTGCGCCGCCTTCCGGGCGGCCCTCGAGCAGGCGCTGGAAGAGCCGGTGCCCAAGCCCATCCCCCCGGAGACGGTGGCACCCGTTCCCGCCCCCACTCCGGTTCCGGCCCCCCCTCCCGCGGCCGGGGGCTCATCACCGGGCTTGTCCTCCTGGGCGTCCTATCGGTCCTGCTGCTCGCGGGTCTGGCCTCCTCGCTGCGTCACCTGCACCTCGTGA
- a CDS encoding SMI1/KNR4 family protein — translation MSHLLEEVSRDHFPYPPARPEEIDEFEQRVGWRLDPELRAFYLHCNGAELFERLPEAPYLLLPLSQIVRARVAILGKRNDDDEHGPASIYAICDVQDGNYILVDVSHQENGRYPIMDGYHEMFPNPDYCKQIASSFSEFLANALRSKGRQFWLKQYTK, via the coding sequence ATGAGCCACCTGCTCGAAGAGGTCTCACGTGACCACTTCCCCTATCCACCTGCCAGGCCGGAGGAAATCGATGAGTTCGAACAGAGAGTAGGCTGGCGACTGGATCCGGAGCTGCGAGCCTTCTATCTGCATTGCAATGGAGCGGAGTTGTTCGAGCGCCTACCGGAAGCCCCCTACCTGCTCCTGCCTCTGTCCCAGATTGTCCGGGCGCGGGTGGCAATCCTCGGCAAGCGCAACGATGATGACGAACACGGCCCCGCCTCAATATATGCCATCTGCGATGTGCAGGACGGCAACTACATCCTGGTGGACGTGAGCCACCAGGAAAACGGCCGTTATCCCATCATGGATGGCTACCACGAGATGTTCCCAAATCCAGACTACTGCAAGCAGATCGCCAGTTCCTTCTCCGAGTTCCTGGCGAATGCACTGCGAAGCAAGGGACGCCAGTTCTGGTTGAAGCAGTACACGAAGTGA